CCAGTTTCCGTATACACGGGTGCGATGAGAGTAACATCAGGTAAATGCGAGCCTCCAAACGCAGGATGGTTTGTTACCACAACATCCCCATCCTCGAGAGCCATCGCCTCAAGGACCTTTCGCACGCAAACACCGAGAGCTCCCAGATGCACAGGAATATGCGGAGCGTTCGCAACAAGATACCCTTTTGCATCCAGCATCGCGCATGAAAAGTCTTTTCGATCCTTCACATTCGTCGAAAACGCCGCCCTTTCCAGCAAGGCGCCCATGTCTCCTACGATTGATAAAAACCGGTTGGTAAACAACTCCAGCTCGACCACTTCGTTTCGCTCCCTTCGAACATCCGCTTCTTTGCTCTTCCGCATCAGAAGGGTGCCGTCACTACCCGTGCAAGCATTCCAATCCCGAGCGATATAAACGGTGCTGTGTGGTCCTTGCAAAACCTGAGGCCCCTCAAGCGTAGCCCCGCCGCTCGAAGACTCCTGCTGAGCAAAATGCTCCGACTCTAAATCATGTATACGACTTCTGGCTACAGATCGGATCGCGACGAGCTCAATAACTCCAGCCTCAGGCAAGAAGCCAAACTGGTTTTGATAGGCTGTCTGAAAGCGGCTTTCGATGCTACCGGTGTCACCTCCACTAATTTCAAGGATCGATTCCTGCCCCCGGTATCGCAATTCGTACCTCGGAGCGACGATCTCAATCTCCCGCCTTGCCACTCCATCGCCCAAGAGCTTCTCAATAGCATTTTGCTCTAACTCTCTGACCCAGTCTTCGATCTGCCCTTGGCAATTCTGCAAAGCTTCCAAAGGCTGCTTTTCAGCGAATTGCTCAACGGACGCTTGCCCCAATCCGAAGGCACTGAGCAGCCCGGCATCCTTTGGAAATATAACGGTATCCATACTTAGCATACTTGCCACATCGCAAGCATGCAAGCCGCCCGCTCCTCCAAACGCGACCAGGGCGTAATCAGCAGCGTCAAAGCCTTCCGCAGTGGAAATCTTGCGAATCGCTTCCGCCATAGTCTCGTTGGCTATCGCAAGGAAGCCTTCGAGCATGGCCGCTTTTCCCATTCGCTTCCCCGTGGCCTTTTCGATTTCATCGCCCAATTCCTCCAACTTCAGCTCAGCCGCATTTGGGAAAACCGGTATTCCGAATGCCTCCGCTCTGAGCCTTCCGAGCAGGAGGTTAACATCGGTAATCGCTAGCGGTCCGCCAGCTCCGTAACAAGCAGGTCCGGGACTCGCCCCGGCGCTATGAGGCCCCACTCTTAGCGCCGATCCATCAAACCAGCAAACGGATCCGCCACCAGCCGCAACCGTTTCTATTCGCAAACTTGGTGCATAGACGCGAGCCGCACCTATTCTCTGCTCAAAGCGATAGTCAAACTCTCCATCGTAGCGTGAGACATCAGTGCTAGTCCCCCCCATATCAAAGGCGATCGTCTTGTGGTAACCCACCTTAAGACCCGATCGAGAGGCTCCGACCACTCCGCCAGCCGGCCCACTCAACAGGCTGTCTTTCGGATGATAACTGCCCCTGCTCACCAATCCACCGGCACTTGTCATAATACGAAAACGACGGGAGACCTCATCTCTATCAGAACCAGCACCGTCCTCTCCAAGAGAGTTCGCCACGGAATTCAGATAGGATTCCATGATGGGCGACAGATATCCATCTACGACCGTCGTTTCTGCTCGCGGCAATAGCTTTACAAAAGGCGACAATTGACAGGAGACCGAAACAAAACGTACGCCCTCCTCCTTCAGTATTTCGAGGGCCCGTAACTCATGCTCCGGGTTCCGGTAAGAGTGCATGAATGCAATCGAAAATGCCGTCACCCCTTTTTCTAAAGCGCTTCTCGTGAACTTCCGGACGCCCTCTTCGTCCAAGGCTTCAATCTCGTTTCCTTTGTAATCAAGCCGCCCCGTTGCTTCATAAACTAATTCAGGAAGTGGATCCAGTTTCTGAATACCGAGCTCGAATAAACGAGGTCTCCTCTGGTCACCTATACCCAACAAATCCCGGAACCCACGAGTCGTTAGAAAAGCCGTCCTGGCTCCTTTGCGTTCCAAGAGAGCGTTAGTGCCTCGAGTGGTCGCCAAACGTAAGTCGATATCAGGCAAAGCCTCGTCGAGCCTGCAACCGGTCAAAAGTCTGGCTGCCAAGATGGGCGGCTCTTCTGGAGATTGGATTTCACACAAGTCTCCCGATACTTCAAGCGCCAGCTCAGCATCCAGCTCGACCAGACCAGACTCTGCATCCCATGATAGAATCTGGGCACTAAAACCACGACCCTTTCCGCTTAAAACCCTGAATTCGTATCCTCTGAAAAAATCCTGCGGGACGCGTTCGCTCTGCTCGATTTCTAGCTCACGATCGGATACCTTCCTCACAACGCGTCCTCGCACGCAACTGCTCGAAAGCACCTTGGCTCGCAAGGTTTGCCCTTTTGGATCAGTCGCAATGCAGTCCGTGAAGGTACCGCCCGTATCGATGCAAAACTTCCACATCCTAGAATGCAAAGGGATTACCGTTGCAGAAGGAAGCGTTAATTTGGCAAAGCGATTCCTACTCCTTGATTAAGTCAGTCTGCACCCGCCAAAGCTTGGCATAATGGCCATCAATGTGAATCAGCTCATCGTGCGTACCCGTTTCTATGATACGTCCTTTTTCTAACACGACAATTTTATCGGCCTTGAGTACCGTCGAAAGCCTATGGGCAATCACCAACGTCGTACGCTCTTTCACCAGATTGTCTACCGCCGCCTGAATTTTGGCTTCCGTCAAAGTATCTACCGCGGAAGTAGCCTCGTCTAGGATTACCAAGGGTGGATTCCTGAGGATAACTCTTGCAATGGTAAGACGTTGTTTTTCTCCCATACTTAGGCGTATCCCACGTTCACCTATAAGCGTATCCATTTTTTGAGGCAATCGGGAAACGAAGTCCCACGCGCAAGCGCCTTCCAGAGCTTGAATCAGCTCTTCTTCGGTGGCGTCTTCTCGAGCTAGCAAAAGATTATCCCTGACCGAACCATCAAAGAGGAAAGGATCCTGGGCAACCATTCCGATCTGCGAGCGAAGAGATTGCAAAGTCAGCTCTCGAACGTCTATCCCATTTATAGATACGCTTCCCTCGCTCACATCATAGTAGCGTTGCAAAAGGTTTGCGACAGTCGACTTACCAGCTCCGGTGTGGCCAACTAAGGCCGTCACCTTCCCTGCAGGGAGGATAAGGGAGAAATCAGACAAAAGGTTTGCCCGCTCCGAATAGCGGAAATCGACGGAGGAAAACTCCACTTGGAGCGGAGTCGAAGGGAAAGGTTTTGCGACATCGGGGTCCTTGATATCAATCGGAAAATCGAGCAGGTCGAATACGCGTTCGGCCGAAGCCTTGCCTGTCGCGAACATGTTGTTGAGCGAAGAGATCTGCGTAAGTGGCACATACAACATGTAACAAAAAAGCAAATACTCCACGAGATCCCCAGTTTTGAATGTTTCTGGTTCAGACAGTGTCAGGTAGCCGCCATAGCCGATTACGGCCACGGTACCGAGACTGACTACGAATCCGTTCAAGGGCCCTTGGATAGACCAGCGAAACATACCTTTCAGAGTGAAGGCCTTGAGCTCTTCGGCCTTGTCGGAAAATCGCTTTTTCTCCCGGTCCTTCAGAGCGAAAGAATTGATTAGCCTGTTCCCTTGGATGTCTTCGATCAGCAAAGAGCTCAATTCGCCCGAGGCGCGTCGCACATTACGCCAGTTGACGCTCTGGGTTTTGAAGTGTAGTCGAGACATCACGATGATGATGGGGATAGGCAGCACCATCAACCCAGCCAGCCTAGGCTCTGAAGCGAACATCATGGCACTGACTCCCAGCAGTGTCAGCAAAGCTGTACTTCCCTGTTCCGTGCCGTCCAAAATGACGCGCTCCACGTTTTGAACATCTTCGATGACTCTGGATGCGATATCGCCCGACTTGCGACTATCGAAATAGCGAACCGGTAAATCCAATAGCTTGGCATGCAAGTCGTGCCGAATGTCGATTAACACCTTTTGCTCCAGCACATTGTTGAGCCTGATTCGCATAGAGTTGAGAAACTCCCGCATCCCGTAACACGATACCAACAGCAAAACCCATAGCCAATAATTGCTTAAATCCGCCTGTTCGGTGATCCGATTCACAATCGCTCCAGCGATTTTCGGGACGGCCAAGAAAAATAGCGTACTGCCAATCGCGAGGGCGATCGTCCCCCAAAACATGAACTTGTACCGAAACAAGTAAGTCGAAACTCTCCAAATAGTCTTCATCGAGGCCCTCGATACACACTACACTCTCAGGTGATTCAAGCTTCATCCCGCCAAAGAACGGCTTCCCGCTACGCTCCCCATTGGACAAAAGAAACGGCCTGCCGATTCTCGCGACCGGCAGGCCTTCTTCAGTTGGTTGTTTTGGCTTAGTTGGTTGTTACTTAGCCTGGTTGGTAGCTCTATGTTGGTTGTTTAATCTAAAACTTCGATAACCGCGCTGGAGAGGTTGCCATCCGACTGGGAACCGATCGTCAGTCCGATCATGCCTCCTCCGGCGAAATCCAAATCCAGACTTCTAATGAGGGTCCAATTCTCACCGTTGGCAGAGTGGTACATAGAAATTCTCCGTCCTGACCGATCAAGCCGTAGGCAATGAACCTCGCCGGCATAACCTCCCCGAACTCCAGAAAACGAGCCGCCCTGAGCTAAACGATAGCTGGCTTCCAAAAGACCGTCTCCATTCATGGTGACAGAAACATGCTTGGAATCAGGGTTAAGAGTCTCACGCAACATCAAGCCAGTGCGTCCCCAGCTTGCGTCTGCCTCGTAGTCATGAACCCGGATTTTTAGGCTGAAGTCACCTGAAGCGGGCACCCAGGTGTAGCGGAGCTCATCCTCGTACTTTTCATGGCCTAAGCCAGAAGCGCTGTAGTAGTACAAACCGCTTTCCGCATCGAACAGTTCTTCACCTACATCGATCATTTCCCCTATGACGTCGCTAACTGCTATTTGATCGAGCAGGGTAAAGGGCTGCGGCGCTTCAGGCTCGGACGCTTGAACTGATTCGCCCATTTGAAAATCGATTTGCTCGACCACCACACTGGACAAGTTTCCGTCGTTCTGTGAACCGATCGCCAAGCCAACCATGCTGCCCTGCGCAAATTCGACTTCGATGCTCTTTATCAGAGTCCAGTTCTCCCCGTCCGCAGACTCGTACATCGAGACCTCATTTCCTATCCGGTCGAGACGAAGGGCAGGATCTTCCATCGAACTGCTACCGCGAACTCCCGAAAGCGAGCCACCCGGGGCCAGACGATAGATCGCCTCTACTAAGCCATCCCCATTCACCGTTACCGATGCATGTTTTGAGTCAGGACTTAGCGACTCTCTGAGCATCAGCCCCGCACGACTCCATGTCGCATCTGCCTGATAATCATGCAATCTCACTCTGAGACTAAAATCCCCGTCAACGGGTACCCATGTGTAGCGGAGTTCATCCTCATATTTTTCGTAACCCAGCCCCGAAGCGCTGAAATAATACAGTCCACTTTCCACATCGTAGTAGGATTCTCCCACTTCGCTCATTGAACCAACGATCGAATCCTGAGTTACGAAACTAGAGAGAGCGTAGGGATGCGGTCCTTGGTCCTCAACCTTTGCAAAAGCATCCCCCGTCTCGCTGACAAGTTCGATATCGCAGCGCGAAAATCTTCCATCACCTTGAGAGCCTATAGAGTATCCTACTAGGAACTCTTCTCCGAGAGGAATGGATTGGGAGGTCACTTTCGTCCACGACTCTCCGTCTTCAGAGCTGTAGCCGGTCAAAAGGTCCCCGACCTTCTGTATCCGCAAATAAGCTACACTCGGAGCGGCCCTACCTCTAGTTCCTTTCAAAGCGGACCCATCCTGCAAGCGGTAAAGACTTTCAAACATACCATCTCCTCGAACCAACATAGACAAGTGGGCTGAATCCTGTTCCAAGGTCGAACGTACCATCAAACCGGCTCGAGCCCAAGTCGCATCGGGTTTGTACCCAGACAGCTTTACGGAGATGTCAAAATCTCCAAAGGCGGGAACGCTTACAAAACGAAGTTCATCGTTTATAGATTCGTAGCCAACCGTTGATGAGACAATCTTGTGCACTCCCGTGTTCGAGTCATAGGAGTGCGATCCGTCCTTGTCCTTTTCACCTATCACACCCGCTTCTAGAGGCTCACCTAGCAGATACGGCCACGCGGAAGACTGCCGGGCAAAAGCGCCTATATTCGAGTGCACAATTTCTACAAGGCCACTAGAGAGGCGGCCCCCAGTCTCCGATCCGATCGCCAAGCCAACCTGTAGTGTACCCGTCATCAGCTTTGCGCCTCCTGATACCTCGGTCCAAACGAGTCCGTCCGATGAATAACGAAGGGTAACGAATCCGTATTCACGACTCGCCTTCAGGTAAACCGGACCTTCCATCATCGTCTGCTTTGTCGCACTCACGGAAGCCCCCGACTCGGGACGCGACAAATGCTCAATGTATCCGCTTCCTGCCCACACGATAGACTCATGAGCTGCGTTAGCCTCTAGACCTCCCCTGACCATGAGGCCTAATTGCCCCTCATCTCCGTCGGTGGCAAAGGAGTGAACAAGGATCGTCAGTTCGAAATCTCCACTCACACTTGCCTGTGTGAATTGCACAGCGTCCTCGTATTCCCCAAAGCCTGATGCAGAACCATACAACAGGTATGCTCTAGATTCTGCGTCATAGATGGATTCGGCCGCTAAGCCGGGTAGTCCTACATTCTGAGAAACAACGACCTGATCGACTATCTCCTCGACACTGGGGTACTCGGAAAGAGCATAGCCGACAGCCGTGTAGTCCGAGTAACCGAAGGCATTGAAGGATCTCAAGCGATAATAATATTCCTGCCCATCACGAACATCGGCATCCGTGTAATTGGTCACATTTGCTCCGGTCTGAGCAATCTCCTCGAAACGGACTCCATCATCGGAACGTTCAATCAAGAAACCGTCCTCTTTGTCGCAAGAGTCGAGCCATCTAAGAACCAATGGATTCCCGAAATTGATTCCCGTTCCGTCCGAATCGACAGAGTCAGCATAAATCTCTCCCTGCATGCTGACAGTATATTCTGAATACCCAAACGCGTTGTATGCTCTTAACCGGTAGGAATAGGTAACACCCTCGACAACATCTTCGTCCAAGAACTCTGTGAGCGAAGCATCTAAGTCAGCTACTTCTATGTAATCTCCCCCATTAGAAGATCGTTCCACCAGGATACCTTCCGCCCTGCTGGACTCGTCGAGCCAAGACAGATGCAGCGACTTAGCCGAGAGTGAAGTAGCAACAAACGATAACAGTATCGTCACAACAAGCTTCGCAAACCCTTTATTGAAGGCATCAAAAAGAGAACATCTCGCTCTCTTATTATCCAGTTTTTCGATACGCTTTAGGCATCTTTCCCGTATTAAATTTCCGGCTACAGCTTGCTTAGACATGGGTTCTTTTGGTTGATTTTCGATAGAGCCCCAAACGTCTATGCCGCGTCCGCCTTGACGCGTGATTTTCAATTAATCACGCTTTTACACAGCGTTTCTTTTGCCCCCAAACCGGGCATCCAAGGAGTTCCCTTAGCGGCGCTTTTTCTGGTGCCTGAACAGATGGGAATCGAACCCTTCATCTGCATCCCGGGATTTCTCCCTAGGCGACCTTAGTCGAAACCGGAAACGCTACCTCCAAACCACTGAAGTCTTCGTATTCATAAGCTAGCTACACTTTGGTTGATGAGTAATCTTTTCGTGGCTAGCCCAGAATTGCCCCTTATTTCCCCAATCGGCAGGCATTCCAGATCCCCTTACTTTAAAATAGGGAACTTTCCTCTCTGGTAGATGGGGAAGCTTGCCGCGAGATATATCCCTACCGCCCTAAGGGAGGTGCGCTTCCTTTTCCTTAGATCCTGTAATGGAACACCGCAGCCCTTTGAGTAGCTGAAGGCTTGTCACCTTAGCTCGAACTCCCATGCTCCTGCGGAATTCGAAAACCCATCGAAGAATGCAAGATACGGAAATCAATTGGGATACGCTACAGAGGCTTCGAGCCCACTTCCTCGAAACCAGCTCCACACCTGGCGTCTACTGGCAGAACGAAAGCGATTTAGCCGACTACCATGCCACCTTCGCCGCACGCATCGGCTGGAAATGGGATAGCGCCCTACTTGAACTCAGAAAGGCAGGCTTTACTCCAATTTCCCGCAAAATCTTCGACTGGGGCTGTGGCTCAGGGATCGCGACCTTGCGCGTGCTCGAATTTTTCGGGGCCAGCTATTTCGATGAGGTCTACCTTTGGGACCACTCCGCGGCAGCCTGTCGCTTTGCGCAAAAGACCATCAGTCAAGCCTACCCGCAACTTCAGGTTAAGATCGCACCCGCTCCAGTTTCAGGCGAAAGCAGCGAGCTAAGCGACGCCTTGGCCTTAGTCAGCCACGCAGTGAGTGAACTCGGTTACGAAGCACAACAGAGCCTGTCAAAGCAGCTCCGTACAGCAGCACAACTTATATTCGTGGAACCTGGCAACCACAGCGCTAGCCGAAAGCTCATCGCCCAGCGGGAAGCATTGCGGGATGCGTTTTCCATTCTAGCCCCTTGCAGCCGGTGCGACAGCTGCCCAATGCTCGAAGATGAAAATACCCGCCACTGGTGCCACTTTTTCGGCAAACCACCAGTGGAAGCCTTCACCGAAAGTTTTTGGACTAAATTCTCCCAAACCATGGAGATCGATCTCCGTTCCTTGCCCTACAGCTTTCTCGCCATGCAAAAAACGGTGCCCGCGGAACGAGGTGACAGCAGCAAGCATTCTCGACTAATCGGTCGTCCGCGGCAGTTCAAAGGCTACACCCGTCTACTCAGCTGCGACCAAGAGGGTCTTCGAGATCTGGAGCTGCAAAAGCGAGACGACAAGCAACTCTGGAAAGTTCTCAAAAAGGGTCCGGATACGACCTTATTCGAGTGGACTCAGATCGATGCAAGTACTGGCCGCCTAA
This genomic interval from Pelagicoccus albus contains the following:
- a CDS encoding ABC transporter ATP-binding protein, which produces MKTIWRVSTYLFRYKFMFWGTIALAIGSTLFFLAVPKIAGAIVNRITEQADLSNYWLWVLLLVSCYGMREFLNSMRIRLNNVLEQKVLIDIRHDLHAKLLDLPVRYFDSRKSGDIASRVIEDVQNVERVILDGTEQGSTALLTLLGVSAMMFASEPRLAGLMVLPIPIIIVMSRLHFKTQSVNWRNVRRASGELSSLLIEDIQGNRLINSFALKDREKKRFSDKAEELKAFTLKGMFRWSIQGPLNGFVVSLGTVAVIGYGGYLTLSEPETFKTGDLVEYLLFCYMLYVPLTQISSLNNMFATGKASAERVFDLLDFPIDIKDPDVAKPFPSTPLQVEFSSVDFRYSERANLLSDFSLILPAGKVTALVGHTGAGKSTVANLLQRYYDVSEGSVSINGIDVRELTLQSLRSQIGMVAQDPFLFDGSVRDNLLLAREDATEEELIQALEGACAWDFVSRLPQKMDTLIGERGIRLSMGEKQRLTIARVILRNPPLVILDEATSAVDTLTEAKIQAAVDNLVKERTTLVIAHRLSTVLKADKIVVLEKGRIIETGTHDELIHIDGHYAKLWRVQTDLIKE
- a CDS encoding small ribosomal subunit Rsm22 family protein → MQDTEINWDTLQRLRAHFLETSSTPGVYWQNESDLADYHATFAARIGWKWDSALLELRKAGFTPISRKIFDWGCGSGIATLRVLEFFGASYFDEVYLWDHSAAACRFAQKTISQAYPQLQVKIAPAPVSGESSELSDALALVSHAVSELGYEAQQSLSKQLRTAAQLIFVEPGNHSASRKLIAQREALRDAFSILAPCSRCDSCPMLEDENTRHWCHFFGKPPVEAFTESFWTKFSQTMEIDLRSLPYSFLAMQKTVPAERGDSSKHSRLIGRPRQFKGYTRLLSCDQEGLRDLELQKRDDKQLWKVLKKGPDTTLFEWTQIDASTGRLKSGVQI
- a CDS encoding hydantoinase B/oxoprolinase family protein, encoding MWKFCIDTGGTFTDCIATDPKGQTLRAKVLSSSCVRGRVVRKVSDRELEIEQSERVPQDFFRGYEFRVLSGKGRGFSAQILSWDAESGLVELDAELALEVSGDLCEIQSPEEPPILAARLLTGCRLDEALPDIDLRLATTRGTNALLERKGARTAFLTTRGFRDLLGIGDQRRPRLFELGIQKLDPLPELVYEATGRLDYKGNEIEALDEEGVRKFTRSALEKGVTAFSIAFMHSYRNPEHELRALEILKEEGVRFVSVSCQLSPFVKLLPRAETTVVDGYLSPIMESYLNSVANSLGEDGAGSDRDEVSRRFRIMTSAGGLVSRGSYHPKDSLLSGPAGGVVGASRSGLKVGYHKTIAFDMGGTSTDVSRYDGEFDYRFEQRIGAARVYAPSLRIETVAAGGGSVCWFDGSALRVGPHSAGASPGPACYGAGGPLAITDVNLLLGRLRAEAFGIPVFPNAAELKLEELGDEIEKATGKRMGKAAMLEGFLAIANETMAEAIRKISTAEGFDAADYALVAFGGAGGLHACDVASMLSMDTVIFPKDAGLLSAFGLGQASVEQFAEKQPLEALQNCQGQIEDWVRELEQNAIEKLLGDGVARREIEIVAPRYELRYRGQESILEISGGDTGSIESRFQTAYQNQFGFLPEAGVIELVAIRSVARSRIHDLESEHFAQQESSSGGATLEGPQVLQGPHSTVYIARDWNACTGSDGTLLMRKSKEADVRRERNEVVELELFTNRFLSIVGDMGALLERAAFSTNVKDRKDFSCAMLDAKGYLVANAPHIPVHLGALGVCVRKVLEAMALEDGDVVVTNHPAFGGSHLPDVTLIAPVYTETGDKLIGYVANRAHHAEIGGISPGSMPPNARSLAEEGVVISPFKLASSEGVDWPSMLRLLRDSHYPSRSVEENVADLSAQLASIRLGQKALRVLCEKEGVERVGHYMNLLKGRAETALRSALEGLGETETIEERLDNGAVVRARLSKQSSSKWLLDFTGTAAMQGDNYNATPAITTSAAIYVLRLLADVDLPLNEGFLEVVDIRIPEGMLNPRFESDPKQCPAVVAGNVEVSQLVVSCLIRALKLAACSQSTMNNLIFGTESFGYYETIAGGEGATDSRPGASGVHTHMTNTAMTDPEIMELRYPVRVEEFSIRSGSGGKGRQSGGDGVVKRIRFLEPVTLSLLTQRRNERPFGMEGGEPGACGIQLVVSPEGEQMELAGNGSWELEAGSILLMKTPGGGGWGERAQSI
- a CDS encoding fibronectin type III domain-containing protein — protein: MSKQAVAGNLIRERCLKRIEKLDNKRARCSLFDAFNKGFAKLVVTILLSFVATSLSAKSLHLSWLDESSRAEGILVERSSNGGDYIEVADLDASLTEFLDEDVVEGVTYSYRLRAYNAFGYSEYTVSMQGEIYADSVDSDGTGINFGNPLVLRWLDSCDKEDGFLIERSDDGVRFEEIAQTGANVTNYTDADVRDGQEYYYRLRSFNAFGYSDYTAVGYALSEYPSVEEIVDQVVVSQNVGLPGLAAESIYDAESRAYLLYGSASGFGEYEDAVQFTQASVSGDFELTILVHSFATDGDEGQLGLMVRGGLEANAAHESIVWAGSGYIEHLSRPESGASVSATKQTMMEGPVYLKASREYGFVTLRYSSDGLVWTEVSGGAKLMTGTLQVGLAIGSETGGRLSSGLVEIVHSNIGAFARQSSAWPYLLGEPLEAGVIGEKDKDGSHSYDSNTGVHKIVSSTVGYESINDELRFVSVPAFGDFDISVKLSGYKPDATWARAGLMVRSTLEQDSAHLSMLVRGDGMFESLYRLQDGSALKGTRGRAAPSVAYLRIQKVGDLLTGYSSEDGESWTKVTSQSIPLGEEFLVGYSIGSQGDGRFSRCDIELVSETGDAFAKVEDQGPHPYALSSFVTQDSIVGSMSEVGESYYDVESGLYYFSASGLGYEKYEDELRYTWVPVDGDFSLRVRLHDYQADATWSRAGLMLRESLSPDSKHASVTVNGDGLVEAIYRLAPGGSLSGVRGSSSMEDPALRLDRIGNEVSMYESADGENWTLIKSIEVEFAQGSMVGLAIGSQNDGNLSSVVVEQIDFQMGESVQASEPEAPQPFTLLDQIAVSDVIGEMIDVGEELFDAESGLYYYSASGLGHEKYEDELRYTWVPASGDFSLKIRVHDYEADASWGRTGLMLRETLNPDSKHVSVTMNGDGLLEASYRLAQGGSFSGVRGGYAGEVHCLRLDRSGRRISMYHSANGENWTLIRSLDLDFAGGGMIGLTIGSQSDGNLSSAVIEVLD